CGCAGACCCTGAAGTGGGGGAAAAATCAGCTATTGAAAGTATTGAAGATATCAAAGCAGCCATGGGCCAGAACACCAAGATGGTGTTTATCACTGCCGGAATGGGTGGTGGTACCGGTACCGGAGCGGCTCCCGTGATTGCTAAAGTAGCAAAAGACATGGGGATTTTAACAGTAGGTATTGTGACTGTCCCTTTCAGCTTCGAAGGAAAAAGAAGACTGGAGCAAGCTGAAAACGGTCTTGAAAAATTAAAAAATAATGTTGACTCATTAATTGTTATCAACAATGATAAATTGAGACAGCAGTTCGGAAACCTTGGATTCAAACAGGGCTTCTCAAAAGCCGATGAAGTTTTAGCAAATGCCGCGAAAGGTATGGCAGAAGTTATTACAGGTTACTTTGATGTAAACATTGACTTTAGAGATGCTAAATCTGTACTTCAGAATTCAGGAACTGCTCTGATGTCTACAGGAACTGCTTCAGGTGAAAATAAGGCTGAAGAAGCAGTAAGAAAAGCTCTTGATTCTCCATTATTAAATGATAATAAGATTACAGGTGCCAAAAATGTCCTGTTACTGATCAGAAGTGGTGCTGAAGAAGTTACCATGGACGAAATCGGTATCATCATGGATCATATCCAGAAAGAGGCAGGAAATACAGCCGATATTATTTTTGGGGTAGGTGCTGATGAAGAACTAGGGGATGCTGTAAGTGTTCTTGTTATCGCAACAGGATTCTCTAATGACAACAAAAAGTTTTCAGGTCCTACAGAAAAAATAAGAATCAGTCTTAATGACAGCTTTGAGTCTCCAAAATCTTCTCCTTTTAAAACAAGAGAAGAAAGAGAGATTGCTCCGGAAACAACCTACGATACCAATAGAATCAATCATTTCAGATTAGATGATGAAGACCATGATACTCAACAGTTCAAGGTGACCTCTATTGAAAAAAAAATGATTATTGAGGAAGAGGAGATCAAAAGAGAAATAAAATTCTCTGATAAAGAGGATAATGCACTAAACACCCCTGAGCAGAGCTGGAGAAATGAAGAAGAAAGCGAGCAGGATGCGTACAGTTTATTCTCTGTTGATGAAGAAAATGAAGATCCAAATGATCTTGAAATTCAGTCTTTCAAATTTGATTTTGACAATAAGAAAGATGAACCTCAGTCTGGAAGCACTTTCAACAATTCTTTCTCAGAACAGAAACCTGTTGAATTCAGCTTTTTTGTCAATGAGCCAACCAGAAATGAGCCTAAAACTGATTTTGGACAGCCAAAGGCAGAGTTTAATGCACCAGCAAGCGCTGTAGCTGAACCTGCTCAAAAGATTGAAACTTTCTATCAGAAACAGGAGGAACCCAAAGTTGAAACAAAACCCGCTTTTGAAAGCAGAACAGAAATTGAGACTCCAAAAACTGAAGAATCAGAATTCACTTTCGTGAACAAAACGATCGATCAGGACAGAGTTATTGAAAGAAGAAATAAACTAAAAGAATTCAATTCACGTTATCAGAGCTTTGACAGTACGAGTGAGTTTGAATCTATTCCTGCTTTCAAAAGAAAAAATATTTCAATTGACGGAAACAATGCTTCAGACCAGAATATCAACACTTATCTGTCTGACAACAATGGATCCATGCAAATCAGAGAAAACAGATTTTTAAATAAAGATGTAGACTAAAATAAGTGTATTAATGTATTGATGTAAAATGTATTAATGGTTTTACATCAATACATTAATCTTTTTTAAGCTAATACTAATAAAGACAACATGAGTTTAGAAAATATAATCAGTGAAGCTATAAAAACAGCTATGAGAGAGAAAGACAGGGTAGCTCTGGATTCTCTTCGTGCCGTAAAATCTCAAATTCTTCTTTTAAAAACTGAAGCCAGAGGCGCTGAAGTTTCCGCAGAACAGGAAATTGCCATTCTTCAGAGAATGATCAAGCAGCGTAAGGACTCTTTCGAGCAGTTTACTGCACAAGGAAGACAAGATCTTGCTGAAGTAGAAGATGCACAAATGAAAGT
This genomic window from Chryseobacterium sp. MEBOG06 contains:
- a CDS encoding GatB/YqeY domain-containing protein, producing MSLENIISEAIKTAMREKDRVALDSLRAVKSQILLLKTEARGAEVSAEQEIAILQRMIKQRKDSFEQFTAQGRQDLAEVEDAQMKVIEKFLPKQLSAEELETEIKNIISETGAESIKDLGKVMGAASKALAGKSDGKSISEMVKKLLS
- the ftsZ gene encoding cell division protein FtsZ, with translation MENIGTQGFSFDLPKGNSSIIKVIGVGGGGNNALKHMYEKGIHGVDFVVCNTDAQTLDNNPVANKVQLGTSITEGLGAGADPEVGEKSAIESIEDIKAAMGQNTKMVFITAGMGGGTGTGAAPVIAKVAKDMGILTVGIVTVPFSFEGKRRLEQAENGLEKLKNNVDSLIVINNDKLRQQFGNLGFKQGFSKADEVLANAAKGMAEVITGYFDVNIDFRDAKSVLQNSGTALMSTGTASGENKAEEAVRKALDSPLLNDNKITGAKNVLLLIRSGAEEVTMDEIGIIMDHIQKEAGNTADIIFGVGADEELGDAVSVLVIATGFSNDNKKFSGPTEKIRISLNDSFESPKSSPFKTREEREIAPETTYDTNRINHFRLDDEDHDTQQFKVTSIEKKMIIEEEEIKREIKFSDKEDNALNTPEQSWRNEEESEQDAYSLFSVDEENEDPNDLEIQSFKFDFDNKKDEPQSGSTFNNSFSEQKPVEFSFFVNEPTRNEPKTDFGQPKAEFNAPASAVAEPAQKIETFYQKQEEPKVETKPAFESRTEIETPKTEESEFTFVNKTIDQDRVIERRNKLKEFNSRYQSFDSTSEFESIPAFKRKNISIDGNNASDQNINTYLSDNNGSMQIRENRFLNKDVD